GTCCTCCCAGGTGAAGGTGTCGAGGAAGTTCATGTCTCCCTTGCCCCCGCCGGTCGTGGGCTGGGTGTAGAAGTTGCCCCAAGCCCTCGCGTTCCCCGCGCTGGTGGTGGTGTGGGGCACCGCGGGCTGCGAGGGATCGCCCGAGCTGACGCCGGTGGGACCGGAGGTCTCGGCGCTCACCAGGCCGTTGGGCATCGTGGTTGCGCTCGACTGGACCAGCGCGTCGTTCCAGTACATCGAGGTGGGCCAGGCCGCGCCGTTGGCGTCGAGGCGGAAGATCCGCAGGCCCTCGTAGCAGGTCTCCATGTCCCCCGCCGCGTAGTGCAGCTCGCCCACCGTGAGCATCACCTGGCAGTCGTGGAGACCGTCGGCCACGTCGTTGCCGGCGTTGTCCCGGCCGTCCCAGGTGAAGCTGTTGCTGCCCGGGCTGACCTGGCCCACCCGGTGGAGGTCCGCCAGGCTGGAGAGGTCGAAGACCCCGTCGTCGTTCAGGTCACAGATCAGGTGGTAGGTGCCGGTGACGTTCGCCTCGAAGCCGAAGAGCGCGTCGTGGATCCCGGGGGTCACCAGGTCGCAGAGCGCGCCGGTGCTGGCGAAGCTCTCGGCGGTGAGCACGGGGGTCACGCTGGTGTGCGAGGCGATCGCCGGCGGGTTGAGGTAGATCGGGTACTCCGCGGGGAGGGTGTAGCCGAGCTGCGGCACGCTCACGCCCGGGTGGAGGCCGTTGCCCAGGACGCCGGCGCGGTTGGCGACGATCATGTAGATGTAGCCGGCCATGCCGTCGAGGCGCAGCTCGTAGACGAGGGTGTCGCTGGCCGAGCCCGCCGGGACCAGGGCGAAGACGCTGTAGTTCGCCGCCTCGGAGGGGGAGAAGCCTCCGGCGTTGAGCTGCCAGACCGTGGACCAGAGCCTCCCGAGGTGGAGGGCGCCGGTGCCGCTGTCCCGGACCGCCACGTCCCAGGGGACATAGGTGAAGGGAGGCTGCCCGGTCGCCGAGTAGAACTGATCCTCGGCGAGGGTGATCCGGTAGGCGCCGTTCTGCCCCGCCACCGGCGTGATGATCTCTCCCGAGGCGAAGGTCCCGAGCAGGGTGGCGTTGGGAGCGCGCACGTCGATGGACCCCCGGCCGTTCCAGACGATCACCTCCGTGCTCGCGTCGAGGATGTCCACGGCGAGCGTCACGTAGCGGTAGAGCCCCTGCGGAGCGGGCTGATCGGTCTGCGCGGAGCCCTCGGCCCGGGCCGGGGAGGAGGGGAGGGCGAGGGCGGAGAGCGCGAGCAGGAGCGCGAGCTTGCGAAGGTTCTTCATCACGAGACCCACCGGCATTTCCCCCCCAGCAGGCGGCCATTCTATCCTCACCGGGGAGGCGCCAGCGATGAGATTCCCCGAGTACGAGCAGCACGACGCCACCGGCCTGGCCGGGTTGATCCGTGACGGTGAGGTCAGCGCCGAGGAGGTGCTCGAGGCCGCGCTCGAGCGCCACCAGGCCCTGCACCCCCGGCTCAACGCCCTGATCTCCGACCTCTCCGCCCGCGCCCGTCAGCAGGCGAGGGGAGGCCTGCCCGAGGGCCCCTTCCGGGGGGTGCCCTTCCTCTTCAAGGA
This DNA window, taken from Deltaproteobacteria bacterium, encodes the following:
- a CDS encoding thrombospondin type 3 repeat-containing protein, whose product is MKNLRKLALLLALSALALPSSPARAEGSAQTDQPAPQGLYRYVTLAVDILDASTEVIVWNGRGSIDVRAPNATLLGTFASGEIITPVAGQNGAYRITLAEDQFYSATGQPPFTYVPWDVAVRDSGTGALHLGRLWSTVWQLNAGGFSPSEAANYSVFALVPAGSASDTLVYELRLDGMAGYIYMIVANRAGVLGNGLHPGVSVPQLGYTLPAEYPIYLNPPAIASHTSVTPVLTAESFASTGALCDLVTPGIHDALFGFEANVTGTYHLICDLNDDGVFDLSSLADLHRVGQVSPGSNSFTWDGRDNAGNDVADGLHDCQVMLTVGELHYAAGDMETCYEGLRIFRLDANGAAWPTSMYWNDALVQSSATTMPNGLVSAETSGPTGVSSGDPSQPAVPHTTTSAGNARAWGNFYTQPTTGGGKGDMNFLDTFTWEDADYSSVRTVEVIGASVESDGDGLPDHLERCTLGTDPSLGDSDGDSVGDFVETLGGTATPNSDGDALIDALDPDDDGDGIPTADEDYDGDGDPTNDDADGDGLIDYLDPLNDDGPLGDLDGDGVINPLDNCPAAPNPLQTNLDGDGEGDACDADADGDGVDATGDCDDLDASVQAGVDHWPDADADGHGEPGAPTAYCGSPPMGWVTNGDDNCPAASNPGQEDLDLDGLGDVCDPDVDGDGVEAASDCDDVDATVSEAQVYCFDGDGDGHGHPAEPSTFCSATPPPGFAPDCTDNCPSDPNPDQADSDGDGAGDACDPVTPDGGTGEDGGTDGGSVSDGGGGGSGDEKGCGCSSSRRSGAPVALGLLLLLGLTRRRA